The Streptomyces sp. NBC_01275 genome has a segment encoding these proteins:
- a CDS encoding SHOCT domain-containing protein has product MPGLLRGVARTAVVAGTATAVSNRVSRRQQGRWARQDDQEAPPQPVRSSEPAPAPPPVDMNSKIDQLKQLGELKAQGVLTETEFEVQKSKILGS; this is encoded by the coding sequence GTGCCAGGTCTCCTCCGCGGGGTCGCCCGCACAGCCGTAGTGGCCGGTACCGCCACCGCCGTGTCGAACCGTGTGTCCCGCCGCCAGCAGGGGCGATGGGCCCGGCAGGACGACCAGGAGGCCCCGCCACAGCCTGTGAGGTCCTCCGAGCCGGCTCCCGCCCCGCCGCCCGTCGACATGAACAGCAAGATCGATCAACTGAAGCAACTCGGGGAGCTCAAGGCTCAAGGCGTCCTCACCGAGACCGAATTCGAGGTCCAGAAGAGCAAGATTCTCGGCTCCTGA
- a CDS encoding DUF6325 family protein yields MKDELVEMGPIDYVVVEFPGNRMTGEGFPMLVDLVDRGLIRILDLMFVRKEADGSVAGLEIADLTGDGALDLAVFDGASSGLLGQDDIEEAGAALEPGSSAGILIYENLWAAPFAAALRRGGAQLVASGRIPVPAVLAALDATDPGRPPTT; encoded by the coding sequence GTGAAGGATGAACTCGTCGAGATGGGACCGATCGACTATGTGGTCGTCGAGTTCCCCGGTAACCGAATGACCGGCGAAGGCTTTCCTATGCTCGTCGACCTGGTGGACCGCGGCCTCATCCGGATCCTCGATCTGATGTTTGTCAGAAAAGAAGCGGATGGATCCGTGGCCGGCCTGGAGATCGCCGACCTCACCGGTGACGGAGCTCTGGACCTGGCCGTCTTCGATGGTGCGTCCTCCGGCCTGCTGGGCCAGGACGACATCGAGGAGGCGGGAGCCGCCCTGGAGCCCGGCTCCTCCGCCGGAATCCTGATCTACGAGAACCTGTGGGCCGCGCCCTTCGCCGCCGCCCTGCGACGCGGCGGCGCGCAGCTGGTCGCCTCCGGACGGATCCCGGTGCCGGCCGTCCTGGCCGCTCTGGACGCCACGGACCCCGGTCGACCGCCGACGACGTAG
- a CDS encoding cyclase family protein encodes MVVHPRPAGSPPLTEDEFGVLYRRLLSSAAWAAGDRGALAALTPARVLAATREVRTGRTVTLAAPVETLPGPDNPEPAKHRMSGQPEEDASSGLHFARDSFAMNVHGDADSHIDALCHVIYDGTLHGGVSASSVTADGATTLSIEVARDGIVGRGVLLDIPRLRGVPWLEPGDHVTADDLIASETAQHVRVGEGDLLFVRVGHRRRRAELGAWHAAEARAGLHPSALEFLAERRVAVLGGDGNNDTAPSSTEGVGFPVHVLAVHAMGLHLLDYLQFEDLEPVCEAEGRWSFLCVIAPLRLPDATGSPVNPIAVL; translated from the coding sequence GTGGTCGTGCATCCCCGTCCGGCAGGATCGCCGCCGCTGACCGAGGACGAGTTCGGCGTGCTGTACCGGCGCCTGCTCTCGTCCGCCGCCTGGGCCGCGGGTGACCGGGGCGCCTTGGCCGCGCTCACTCCCGCCCGCGTGCTGGCCGCCACCCGCGAGGTGCGGACCGGCCGGACGGTCACGCTCGCCGCGCCGGTGGAGACGCTGCCCGGTCCGGACAATCCGGAGCCCGCGAAGCACAGGATGAGCGGGCAGCCGGAGGAGGACGCCTCCAGCGGGCTCCACTTCGCACGGGACAGCTTCGCGATGAACGTGCACGGCGACGCCGACAGCCACATCGACGCCCTGTGTCACGTCATCTACGACGGCACGCTGCACGGCGGCGTGTCCGCGAGCAGCGTCACGGCGGACGGGGCCACGACGCTCTCCATCGAGGTGGCGCGCGACGGGATCGTCGGACGGGGGGTGCTGTTGGACATCCCGCGGCTGCGCGGCGTGCCCTGGCTCGAACCGGGTGATCACGTGACCGCCGACGACCTCATCGCGTCCGAGACCGCCCAGCACGTCCGCGTGGGCGAGGGCGACCTCCTGTTCGTCAGGGTCGGCCACCGCCGACGCCGTGCCGAACTGGGCGCGTGGCACGCGGCGGAGGCACGCGCGGGGCTCCATCCGTCCGCGCTGGAGTTCCTGGCGGAGCGGCGGGTCGCCGTGCTCGGCGGCGACGGGAACAACGACACCGCTCCGAGTTCCACCGAGGGCGTCGGCTTCCCCGTGCATGTGCTGGCGGTCCACGCCATGGGCCTTCACCTGCTGGACTACCTGCAGTTCGAGGACCTGGAGCCCGTCTGCGAGGCCGAGGGGCGCTGGTCGTTCCTCTGCGTCATCGCGCCGCTGAGGCTCCCGGACGCCACCGGCTCGCCGGTCAACCCGATCGCCGTGCTGTGA
- a CDS encoding sodium:proton antiporter, translated as MTTNQVLIGVGLILVLAVGSQILAGRLRIPALIVLLPVGFAAGALIDDVDPEQLLGAAFSPLVSLAVAVILYDAGLGLDLARLKGHTRRVVVRLIWIGVLITGLLGTLLAAPLLGMSPRAAVMTGAILVVSGPTVVGPLLGFVRPKDRLQRILIWEGSLIDPVGGVLGALVFHAVVASSAHHLGSGAAHFLASVGIGAAGGAAGAALLWVLFRVLRLGEVLGTTAQLASVVGVAALCDVLRDDTGLIAAVVMGLAVANLPSMDVPARRPFFETLVSLILGLLFISISATVTPHSLRHVWLPALGLAAFLVLVVRPLVAVVSTLGTDLTRGERGFIGWMAPRGIVAAATASTFSAGLVAKGIGGASKILPATFVVIVATVTLYGLTASPVARRLGVVRPSRSRPLLVGGDPWVVDLGVALKSAGLEVLMWAGEEEQRERIRQAGIELAPGELLGAATGGAAELEGITAVYFLTAEDDFNALAAVLLRGSLEGTVHRLTAPADSHGVVAPFIGGEVLFGADLTWPTFSRRYEDGAAVLGQPADDALRPGSDLLFLVRRDGRLDPVTGGSTPLPRPGDTAVLLAPGRRGTESPPE; from the coding sequence GTGACGACGAACCAGGTGCTCATCGGCGTGGGCCTGATCCTGGTGCTGGCCGTCGGATCGCAGATTCTGGCCGGCCGCCTGCGCATCCCCGCCCTCATCGTCCTGCTGCCGGTCGGCTTCGCCGCCGGCGCGCTGATCGACGACGTCGACCCCGAGCAGTTGCTGGGGGCGGCGTTCTCACCGCTGGTGTCGCTGGCCGTCGCCGTGATCCTCTACGACGCGGGCCTCGGACTGGACCTGGCGAGGCTGAAGGGCCACACCCGCCGCGTCGTCGTCCGGCTGATCTGGATCGGCGTCCTGATCACCGGGCTGCTCGGCACGCTCCTCGCCGCGCCGCTGCTGGGCATGTCCCCACGGGCGGCCGTCATGACCGGCGCGATCCTCGTGGTCTCGGGGCCGACGGTCGTCGGACCGCTGCTCGGCTTCGTGCGACCGAAGGACCGGCTCCAGCGCATCCTGATCTGGGAAGGCTCCCTCATCGACCCGGTCGGCGGCGTACTGGGAGCACTGGTCTTCCACGCGGTCGTCGCGAGCTCGGCCCACCACCTCGGCAGTGGGGCGGCGCATTTCCTGGCCAGCGTGGGCATCGGAGCGGCCGGAGGAGCGGCCGGGGCGGCTCTGCTGTGGGTGCTGTTCCGGGTGCTGCGGCTCGGCGAGGTCCTCGGCACCACGGCGCAGCTTGCCTCGGTGGTCGGTGTGGCGGCGCTCTGCGATGTCCTGCGCGACGACACGGGACTCATCGCCGCCGTGGTGATGGGCCTGGCCGTCGCCAACCTCCCCAGCATGGACGTACCCGCGCGTCGGCCGTTCTTCGAGACCCTGGTCAGCCTGATTCTCGGTCTGCTCTTCATCTCGATCTCGGCCACCGTCACCCCGCACTCGCTGCGCCATGTGTGGCTGCCCGCGCTCGGGCTCGCAGCCTTTCTGGTGCTGGTCGTCAGACCGCTGGTCGCGGTCGTGTCCACCCTCGGCACCGACCTGACACGCGGCGAGCGGGGCTTCATCGGCTGGATGGCGCCGCGCGGCATCGTCGCGGCCGCCACGGCTTCGACGTTCTCGGCGGGCCTGGTGGCCAAGGGGATCGGCGGCGCGTCGAAGATCCTTCCGGCCACGTTCGTGGTCATCGTCGCGACCGTGACGCTCTACGGCCTGACCGCCTCGCCCGTCGCCCGGCGCCTGGGCGTCGTGCGCCCGTCCCGCTCGCGGCCCCTGCTGGTCGGCGGCGACCCCTGGGTGGTCGACCTGGGCGTGGCCCTGAAGTCGGCAGGGCTGGAGGTGCTGATGTGGGCGGGGGAGGAGGAACAGCGCGAACGTATCCGGCAGGCGGGGATCGAGCTTGCGCCCGGTGAGCTGCTGGGCGCCGCCACGGGTGGGGCCGCCGAGCTGGAGGGCATCACGGCGGTGTACTTCCTCACCGCCGAGGACGACTTCAACGCACTGGCGGCGGTGCTTCTGCGAGGCAGTTTGGAGGGTACGGTCCACCGCCTCACCGCACCGGCCGACAGCCACGGTGTGGTGGCGCCGTTCATCGGCGGCGAGGTTCTGTTCGGCGCGGACCTGACCTGGCCGACGTTCTCCCGCAGGTACGAGGACGGGGCAGCCGTTCTGGGGCAGCCCGCCGACGACGCCCTACGGCCCGGCAGCGATCTGCTGTTCCTCGTGCGGAGGGACGGCCGCCTCGATCCGGTCACGGGAGGCAGCACGCCACTGCCCCGGCCGGGGGACACGGCCGTCCTGCTGGCCCCGGGCCGACGGGGTACCGAGAGTCCGCCGGAGTAG
- a CDS encoding glycoside hydrolase family 15 protein: protein MDRYPPIAEHGLVGDLQTAALVSSQGVVDWFAAPRFDSPSIFAALLDHDGGGYLRLSPEHPDATCKQLYYPDTAILVTRFMSPDGVGEVVDFMPPDRTRTATDRHTLIRVVRAVRGTVDFTLECRPRFDYGRAEHRLELGENTGLFRSPGMDAHLQTSFPLERDGQDVRGRVTLSAGESGGAVFTVCASGGEAPAPLTVDGLTAQVDDTGLFWQTWLHQSRYRGRWPELVHRSVITLKLLTYAPTGALIAAATMGLPEQVGGERNWDYRFTWVRDSALSVRAMLDLGFAEEATAFLHWLVERLQEREGKEEEPLQTMYRVDGNPDLPEETLEHFEGYRGSSPVRIGNGAADQLQLDIYGEALYALSQGREIAQQATYRGWKTLTRTLDWFAEAWDRPDEGIWETRGGRQDFTYSRVMAWAAFDHGLSLADHFRRPADVEKWRSARDAILEQVMERGWSEQEGAFVQHYGGDVLDASLLLMPRVQFIAPRDPAWLATLDAMDRKLVSDSLVYRYDPAASPDGLRGSEGTFSLCTFLYVDALARAGRLPQARYTFEKMQTYANHVGLFAEEIGPSGEQLGNFPQAFTHLSLIMAATTLDEALDAENRR from the coding sequence ATGGACCGCTACCCTCCCATCGCCGAACACGGCCTGGTGGGCGACCTGCAGACCGCCGCGCTCGTCTCCTCGCAGGGTGTCGTCGACTGGTTCGCCGCTCCCCGTTTCGACTCGCCCAGCATCTTCGCCGCCCTGCTCGACCACGACGGCGGCGGTTACCTGCGGCTGTCCCCCGAGCACCCCGACGCGACCTGCAAGCAGCTCTACTACCCCGACACGGCCATTCTGGTGACCCGTTTCATGTCACCGGACGGGGTGGGCGAGGTCGTCGACTTCATGCCTCCGGACCGGACCCGCACCGCCACCGACCGTCACACCCTGATACGCGTCGTGCGCGCCGTGCGGGGGACCGTCGACTTCACGCTCGAGTGCCGGCCGCGCTTCGACTACGGCCGGGCCGAGCACCGGCTGGAACTCGGCGAGAACACCGGTCTGTTCCGGTCCCCGGGGATGGACGCGCACCTGCAGACCTCCTTCCCTCTGGAACGGGACGGCCAGGACGTACGCGGCAGGGTGACGCTGAGCGCCGGCGAGTCGGGCGGCGCCGTGTTCACCGTCTGCGCTTCCGGCGGCGAGGCGCCCGCACCCCTCACGGTCGACGGGCTCACCGCGCAGGTCGACGACACCGGCCTCTTCTGGCAGACCTGGTTGCACCAGTCCCGCTACCGGGGCCGCTGGCCCGAGCTGGTGCACCGTTCGGTCATCACCCTCAAGCTCCTGACCTATGCCCCCACCGGCGCCCTCATCGCGGCGGCCACCATGGGCCTGCCCGAGCAGGTCGGCGGAGAACGCAACTGGGACTACCGGTTCACCTGGGTACGCGACAGTGCGCTGTCCGTGCGCGCCATGCTGGACCTGGGGTTCGCCGAGGAGGCCACCGCCTTCCTCCACTGGCTGGTCGAAAGGCTGCAGGAGCGCGAGGGAAAGGAAGAGGAGCCGCTCCAGACGATGTACCGGGTCGACGGCAACCCCGACCTGCCCGAGGAGACGCTCGAACACTTCGAGGGCTACCGCGGATCCTCCCCTGTCCGCATCGGCAACGGAGCCGCCGACCAGCTCCAGCTGGACATCTACGGTGAGGCCCTCTACGCGTTGTCCCAGGGCCGCGAGATCGCGCAGCAGGCCACCTACCGGGGATGGAAGACGCTGACCAGGACGCTGGACTGGTTCGCCGAGGCCTGGGACCGGCCGGACGAGGGCATCTGGGAGACCCGCGGCGGCCGCCAGGACTTCACCTACAGCCGGGTGATGGCCTGGGCGGCCTTCGACCACGGGCTGAGCCTGGCCGACCACTTCCGCAGACCCGCCGACGTGGAGAAGTGGCGCAGCGCCAGGGACGCCATCCTGGAGCAGGTCATGGAACGCGGCTGGAGCGAGCAGGAGGGCGCCTTCGTCCAGCACTACGGCGGCGACGTCCTGGACGCTTCGCTGCTGCTGATGCCGAGAGTCCAGTTCATCGCCCCCAGGGACCCGGCCTGGCTCGCCACCCTCGACGCGATGGACCGCAAGCTCGTCTCCGACAGCCTCGTCTACCGCTACGACCCGGCGGCGTCGCCGGACGGGCTGCGCGGCTCGGAGGGCACCTTCAGTCTGTGCACCTTCCTCTACGTCGACGCGCTGGCCCGGGCGGGGCGGCTGCCCCAGGCCCGCTACACCTTCGAGAAGATGCAGACCTACGCCAACCACGTCGGGCTCTTCGCCGAGGAGATCGGTCCGAGCGGGGAGCAACTGGGCAACTTCCCCCAGGCGTTCACCCATCTGTCGCTCATCATGGCGGCCACCACCCTCGACGAGGCGCTCGACGCGGAGAACAGGCGCTGA
- a CDS encoding universal stress protein produces MQPVVTVGLDGSPESLAAARWAADEAEKRRLTLRLLHAWPLLAPEPMHASSEVDQNYWAKRLVHAARAELQARHPGLTIVGSLVADDARKALLQAASESEMMVLGSRGLETVESYFLGDVSMPVVARAERPVVLVRAETPVEGAHPALVSRVVVALKLHGTSDDLLDFAFHTAAARQVPLVAVHGRSVPLHARVPWGVDHDATEQMTRDAQKELSTALRPWREKYPQVDVADSIRLASPAKTVVQAAEGAALLVVGRRAHRHGVAPHLGPIAHAAIHHGRCPVAVVPHD; encoded by the coding sequence ATGCAACCAGTCGTCACCGTGGGTCTCGACGGTTCACCCGAGAGTCTTGCCGCCGCCCGCTGGGCCGCCGACGAGGCCGAGAAGCGCAGGCTCACGCTGCGCCTGCTGCACGCGTGGCCCCTGCTGGCACCGGAGCCCATGCACGCTTCCTCCGAGGTCGACCAGAACTACTGGGCGAAGCGTCTCGTGCACGCCGCGAGGGCCGAACTGCAAGCCCGCCACCCGGGCCTGACCATTGTCGGGAGCCTGGTCGCCGACGACGCCCGAAAGGCACTGCTCCAGGCGGCGTCGGAATCCGAGATGATGGTGCTCGGCTCACGAGGGCTGGAGACCGTCGAGAGCTACTTCCTGGGCGACGTCAGCATGCCGGTCGTGGCCCGGGCGGAGCGGCCGGTGGTACTGGTCCGCGCCGAAACCCCTGTGGAGGGAGCACATCCGGCACTCGTGAGCCGCGTGGTCGTGGCCCTGAAACTGCACGGAACCTCCGACGACCTGCTCGACTTCGCGTTCCACACCGCCGCGGCCAGGCAGGTTCCGCTGGTGGCCGTGCACGGCCGAAGCGTGCCGCTCCACGCGCGCGTTCCCTGGGGGGTGGACCACGACGCCACCGAACAGATGACGCGTGACGCGCAGAAGGAGCTGAGCACGGCCCTCCGCCCCTGGCGCGAGAAGTACCCGCAGGTGGACGTGGCCGACAGCATCCGTCTCGCAAGCCCCGCCAAGACCGTCGTACAGGCAGCCGAAGGCGCCGCACTGCTGGTCGTCGGCCGGCGGGCACACCGGCACGGTGTGGCGCCCCACCTCGGTCCCATCGCCCACGCCGCCATCCATCACGGGCGCTGCCCCGTCGCCGTAGTCCCCCATGACTGA
- a CDS encoding aldose 1-epimerase family protein — translation MQQRRTGRQLTLRHGTHRAVIVELGAALRSYVVGERTVIDGFAEQDRITGGRGQILVPWPNRIRDGRYPWDGQDLQLPLTEPAGGNAIHGLLRWVAWRVVDASDRRAVLEVPLWPQPGYPFHLHVRAEYALGESGLEVTVTAHNLDASTAPYGFGQHPYVTAGTAVVDQAVLTVPARTWLRTDERGLPVAAEPVAGTEYDLRTPQPVGALRLDTPFGDLDRDADGRAVVRLAHPSGAFGTDVWLGEGADYVQLYTGDTLPPGERRRAVAIEPMTCPPDAFRSGAGLVSLGPGEQHTVRWGITPWGE, via the coding sequence GTGCAGCAACGCCGCACCGGACGGCAACTGACCCTCCGCCACGGCACGCACCGTGCCGTCATCGTCGAGCTGGGGGCGGCCCTTCGGTCGTACGTGGTCGGAGAACGCACCGTGATCGACGGATTCGCCGAACAGGACCGGATCACCGGCGGACGCGGCCAGATCCTGGTGCCGTGGCCCAACCGGATCCGCGACGGCCGCTACCCCTGGGACGGACAGGATCTGCAGCTGCCGCTCACCGAGCCGGCCGGCGGCAACGCCATCCACGGGCTGCTCCGGTGGGTCGCATGGCGGGTCGTGGACGCGAGCGACCGCCGCGCCGTCCTGGAGGTTCCGCTGTGGCCGCAGCCGGGCTACCCGTTCCACCTCCACGTCCGCGCCGAGTACGCCCTGGGCGAGAGCGGGCTCGAAGTCACCGTCACCGCACACAACCTCGACGCGAGCACCGCACCCTACGGCTTCGGCCAGCATCCCTACGTCACCGCGGGCACCGCCGTCGTCGACCAGGCGGTGCTGACCGTCCCCGCACGGACCTGGCTGCGCACCGACGAGCGCGGCCTGCCGGTGGCCGCCGAGCCGGTCGCCGGGACCGAGTACGACCTGCGAACGCCGCAACCTGTCGGTGCGCTCCGGCTGGACACCCCTTTCGGCGACCTCGACCGGGACGCGGACGGTCGGGCGGTGGTGCGCCTGGCCCACCCGTCGGGCGCCTTCGGCACGGACGTGTGGCTGGGCGAAGGCGCCGACTACGTACAGCTCTACACCGGCGACACCCTGCCGCCGGGGGAGCGCCGTCGCGCGGTCGCCATCGAGCCGATGACCTGCCCCCCGGACGCCTTCCGCAGCGGTGCCGGGCTCGTCAGCCTCGGCCCGGGCGAGCAGCACACCGTCCGCTGGGGGATCACGCCGTGGGGAGAGTGA
- a CDS encoding chloride channel protein, which translates to MLRRPEYRRALVFCGLIGIPVSLIAFWFLVLLHQLENLIWVDWPHDLGWADPPWWWPFPPALLSGVVVALVVLRFPGRGGHIPAAGLHSGGASKAAVPGVVFAALASLPLGAVLGPEAPLIALGGGLALVFRDLVRAPATEASTALLGAAGAAAAISAIFGSPLVAAVMLMEVAGVGGPQLFAVMLPALLSSGIGAIVFTGFDHWTGLKTGSLDIGLPAPPLLDAGDVLWSALMAVAIGAAVHGVMVGGRFAARFVSAHPLRNTVLCALAAAGCAALYAVVTGRSPSEVSLSGQATLAQLAGNPHAWSVGSLVAVLAFKGIAYALCLGSLRGGPTFPSLFLGGAVGVLLSPLPGLGVVAGMAAGMAAACAAALRLPVSTVVLVVLMVGNSETVSVIVLAAVVSFVTTELLPQGPGIPAFRPRAGRARRPASSRP; encoded by the coding sequence ATGCTGCGTCGGCCCGAGTACCGGCGGGCGTTGGTGTTCTGCGGCTTGATCGGGATCCCGGTGTCGTTGATCGCGTTCTGGTTTCTCGTCCTGCTCCATCAGCTGGAGAACCTGATCTGGGTGGACTGGCCGCACGATCTCGGGTGGGCGGATCCGCCATGGTGGTGGCCCTTTCCGCCGGCTCTGCTGTCCGGTGTGGTCGTCGCCCTGGTCGTCCTGCGGTTTCCGGGCCGAGGAGGACACATCCCGGCGGCGGGTCTGCACTCCGGAGGGGCGTCGAAAGCCGCTGTTCCCGGTGTGGTCTTCGCCGCGTTGGCCAGCCTGCCGCTGGGTGCCGTTCTCGGGCCCGAGGCGCCGCTGATCGCCCTCGGCGGTGGTCTGGCACTGGTTTTCCGGGATCTCGTACGCGCTCCCGCGACCGAGGCGAGCACGGCTCTGCTCGGCGCCGCCGGCGCCGCGGCAGCCATCTCCGCGATCTTCGGCAGTCCGCTCGTGGCGGCCGTGATGCTCATGGAAGTGGCCGGAGTCGGCGGACCGCAACTGTTCGCGGTGATGCTCCCCGCCCTGCTGTCCAGCGGAATCGGCGCCATCGTGTTCACCGGCTTCGACCACTGGACCGGGCTGAAGACCGGGAGCCTCGACATCGGACTGCCCGCTCCGCCCCTCCTCGACGCCGGGGACGTGCTGTGGTCGGCGCTGATGGCGGTTGCCATCGGGGCAGCCGTCCACGGGGTCATGGTGGGCGGACGGTTCGCAGCGCGCTTCGTGTCCGCACATCCGTTGCGCAACACGGTGCTCTGCGCTCTCGCCGCGGCGGGCTGCGCGGCTCTCTACGCGGTCGTCACCGGCCGTTCGCCGTCCGAGGTCTCCCTCTCCGGCCAGGCCACTCTGGCGCAACTCGCCGGGAACCCCCATGCGTGGTCGGTCGGCAGTCTGGTGGCGGTCCTCGCGTTCAAGGGCATCGCGTACGCGCTCTGCCTGGGAAGCCTTCGCGGCGGTCCGACCTTCCCCTCCTTGTTCCTGGGCGGAGCGGTGGGCGTCCTGCTGTCGCCCCTGCCTGGACTCGGCGTCGTAGCGGGCATGGCGGCGGGTATGGCGGCCGCGTGCGCCGCCGCGCTGCGGCTGCCCGTCAGCACGGTGGTGCTGGTCGTCCTCATGGTGGGCAACTCGGAGACGGTGTCCGTGATCGTGCTGGCCGCCGTGGTGTCCTTCGTGACCACCGAGTTGCTGCCACAGGGACCGGGGATTCCCGCGTTCAGGCCGAGAGCCGGTCGAGCGCGTCGTCCAGCGTCGTCGCGCCCATGA
- a CDS encoding DUF389 domain-containing protein — MEMIHVRLVSPSDLTPRAVGLLTDDRYVFNLVVLPELAHNPDGDAIECDILAGAANAVLRGLRALELDRRGSIVIEPVEMAFSGTAAEAEQQQLGALAHAPVWEEVEARIRAEGTYLPSFYVYLVIAGVIGAAGIITNSQILIVAAMVVGPEYGAITSVALGIDRGNGARIRQGLFALTVGFLLAVVVTFLFSWAIRALDFQPEAFDLGFRPVSTLIDAPNFFSVVVAVLAGIVGIMSLTQARTSALLGVFISVTTIPAAADIGVSCAFSSWSEARGSLVQLLLNIVLLILVGVLMIRFQRAVWRRIGRRSRRTGSG, encoded by the coding sequence ATGGAGATGATCCACGTCCGGCTGGTGAGCCCCTCTGATCTCACCCCCCGGGCGGTCGGGCTGCTGACCGACGACCGCTATGTCTTCAACCTGGTCGTCCTTCCCGAACTGGCGCACAACCCCGACGGCGACGCGATCGAGTGCGACATCCTGGCGGGCGCGGCCAACGCCGTGCTGCGCGGTCTGCGCGCACTGGAACTCGACCGTCGCGGATCCATCGTCATCGAGCCGGTCGAGATGGCCTTCTCCGGCACAGCGGCCGAAGCCGAGCAGCAGCAGCTCGGGGCGCTCGCGCACGCGCCGGTCTGGGAGGAGGTGGAAGCGCGGATTCGCGCCGAGGGCACCTATCTGCCGAGCTTCTACGTCTACCTGGTCATCGCAGGCGTCATCGGGGCGGCGGGCATCATCACCAACTCCCAGATCCTGATCGTCGCGGCGATGGTCGTAGGACCGGAGTACGGCGCCATCACCAGCGTTGCGCTGGGCATCGACCGCGGCAACGGCGCCAGGATCCGGCAGGGCCTGTTCGCCCTGACCGTGGGATTCCTGCTGGCCGTTGTGGTGACCTTCCTGTTCTCGTGGGCGATCCGAGCGCTCGACTTTCAACCCGAGGCATTCGACCTGGGCTTCAGGCCGGTCTCCACGCTGATCGACGCCCCCAACTTCTTCTCCGTGGTCGTCGCGGTGCTGGCCGGCATCGTCGGGATCATGTCCCTGACCCAGGCCAGGACGAGCGCGCTGCTCGGCGTCTTCATCTCGGTCACCACCATCCCGGCCGCCGCCGACATCGGCGTCTCCTGCGCGTTCTCCAGCTGGAGCGAGGCGCGCGGATCCCTGGTCCAGCTCCTGCTCAACATCGTGCTGCTGATCCTGGTGGGCGTGCTGATGATCAGATTCCAACGGGCTGTCTGGCGGCGCATCGGCCGTCGCAGCAGGCGCACGGGCAGCGGGTGA